A region of the Streptomyces durocortorensis genome:
TGGTCGGGGAGACGGGCCGGGGTGTCGTAGTACCTGCGGTCGGCGAGGCAGTAGAGCTGGGTCTCCTGGATGCCGGGCACGGCGTTCCTCCTCAGGGTGTGCCGGGACGGCCGGCGGTGTCGTGGGCGGGTCGGGCCGGAGCCTCTTCCGGTGCGTCCCCCGGGCCGGAGCGGGTGGGTGACCCGTCGGCGGACGCCCCGGCCCGTACGGCGGGGGCGAACGTCACCACCGCCGCCGAGAGGGCCAGCACACACCCGGTCGCGACGAAGGCGGTGCGGCTGCCCAGGGCTGTCAGCAGCGCGCCGCCCGCGAGCGGGCCGAACGGCTGGACGATCGAGGACAGGAAGGAGGCCGCGCTCTGCACCCGGCCGACCCGGTCCTCGGGGGTGACGATGAGCAGGGTCGACAGGAAGCCGATGCTGGCGACCGTCGACAGGCACATGCACAGCGCGCACAGCAGACCCGCCAACAGCGGGCTGCTGAGCCAGGCCAGCACTCCGGCCGTCAGCACACAGCTCCAGCAGGTGATGACGAGGAGGGGCCGCACATGGCGGTCCGGGGCGATCCGGGGCGCGAGCAGCGCACCGGCGAGGGCTCCGGCCGAGACGCAGGTGATGACGAACCCGCCGCCGAGCCCGGAGCGTCCGCCCTCGGAGAAGACGGCGAGCGCGGTGAACGTGAGGGCCCCGAACGCGAAGTTCATGCCGAGGCCGAAGACCAGCAGCACCGTGCGCAGATAGGGAAGTCGCCACAGGAAGCCGAGCCCGGCGGTGAGTTCGGCGCGGCTGAAGACCGAACCGGCCTTCGCCCTGGCCGCCGAGCGGGTCCGCACGAGGGCCACGCAGACGGTCGACAGGAACAGGCCGAGGAACTGGGCCGTGAAGGGCAGTGCCTGGTGGACCCCGAAGAGCGCGCCGCCGACGAGCGGGCCCACCAGCCGGGTGGTGGCCGTACGCGCCTGGAGCCGTGCCGTCGCCGTGCCCAGCTGGTCCGCCGGCACGACCGCGCGCATCAGACCGAAGGCGGCGGGGGCGTAGACGCTGTTCAACACGGCTCCGGCGGTCGCGACCAGCAGGACGAGCGCCATGGGGGCGCGCCCGTACCAGACCGCGACGGTCAGGGCGGCGACCGCGATCAGGCTTCCCCCGTCGCACAGCCGCATCAGACGGCGGCGCTCGATCCGGTCGGCCATGACCCCGCCCGGCAGCATCGTGATCAGCACCGCGCAGATGGACACGGTCCCCACGGTGCCCGCCTGCACCGCGGATCCGGTCTCCTTGAGGATCAGCAGCGGCAGCGCGAGGGCACTCATCTGGCTGCCCAGAACGGCGAAGAGGCCGCTCATCCAGAGCAGCCGGAAGTCCCTGTTGGAGCGGAGCGGCGTGGCCATCGGGGGCTCCCGGAGATCGTCGGTGCGGGGAGGGCTGGGCGGGGCGTGCGTTACGTGGCGGAGGGGGGCGGAGCGCGGCGGGACGGCTCTCCCGTGCTCGCGGAGCCGTCCCGTACCACCCGTCCGCGGGCCGGGCACCGGGGAGACGAGGTGTCCGCCTCGTCCCGCCGCGGTGCCCGGCCCGGTGCGATCAGCGCTGCGATTCGACGACGCTCAGCACGCTGATGCAGTTGCCGTCGGTCGTCTCGCCGCCCTGGACGGACGTCTCCTGGAGGTCCAGCACGGAGTGAGCCTCGACCTCGGGCGTCTCGTCGGTGCCGTCGGCCGCGGGCTTGGTGTTCTCGGACATGGTGATCTCTCTCCATCCACTCGTCACTGCGGAACGGGAACTGCGGAACGGGAACTGCGGGGCACGCGCCCCTCGGTCACCGGTGCGTGAGGTCAGTTCTCGACGACGCTCAGCACGCTGATGCAGTTGCCGGGGACCGAGATGTCACGGTCGCCCTGGACGGACGTCTCCTGGAGGTCCAGCACGGAGTGAGCCTCGACCTCGGGCGTCTCGTCGGTGCCGTCGGCCGCGGGCTTGGTGTTCTCGGACATGGCGATCTCCATCCACTCGTCACTGCGGTGCGGCGGGCCGGTGCCTGCCGTTGCCGAGAAAGCTAGGAAGCCCGGCCTGGCGATCGCTTCGGCGCCGGTATGGCACCGGTATCGGGCCAGCTCGGACTGGTGGGAGCACCCCCCGACGGTTCCGGCCGGGGCCCGGGGGCCCGTCCTGAGCTGGGCCCATACCGCTGCCGAAGCGTTGCCGGGCCGTCCTCGAACCGGTGCCGCGCAGCCTGGGTACGCGCCCGACGCGCCCCGGCCCCGAAGGAGGCGGCCCGCATGGAACTCGCCGAACTCGTCGCACGGCGGCCCTTCCCGGCCGCAGGTCTGCTCCTCGGACTCACCCGGCGCTGCCCGCTGAGCTGCGCGCACTGCTCGACCGAGTCGGGCCCGTTCACCCGCCAGGAGCCGGACTCCGGTCAACTGGAGTGTTTCGTCGCCTCGTTCACCCAGGAGAACCGGCCGGACGTGGTCATGCTGACCGGCGGCGAGCCGCTGCTGCTGCCCGGGCTCGCGGAGCGGCTGAGCACGCTGGCGCGGGCCGCCGGCTCCCGTACGGCCCTGCTCAGCGGCATGTTCTTCGCCCGTTCCGGGGGCCGGCCGAACGGGCGACGGACCGGTCAGCGGGCCGGCCGCCGGGCCGGGGCGATTCCGCCCGCGATCCTGCGTGCGATCCGCTCCGTGGACCACTTCTCGGCCTCCCTGGACGTCCACCACGAGCGCGAGGTGCCCCGCGCCGACGTGTTCCGCGCCCTGCACCTCATCCGGGACGAGGGCGTGGCCGT
Encoded here:
- a CDS encoding MFS transporter, translating into MATPLRSNRDFRLLWMSGLFAVLGSQMSALALPLLILKETGSAVQAGTVGTVSICAVLITMLPGGVMADRIERRRLMRLCDGGSLIAVAALTVAVWYGRAPMALVLLVATAGAVLNSVYAPAAFGLMRAVVPADQLGTATARLQARTATTRLVGPLVGGALFGVHQALPFTAQFLGLFLSTVCVALVRTRSAARAKAGSVFSRAELTAGLGFLWRLPYLRTVLLVFGLGMNFAFGALTFTALAVFSEGGRSGLGGGFVITCVSAGALAGALLAPRIAPDRHVRPLLVITCWSCVLTAGVLAWLSSPLLAGLLCALCMCLSTVASIGFLSTLLIVTPEDRVGRVQSAASFLSSIVQPFGPLAGGALLTALGSRTAFVATGCVLALSAAVVTFAPAVRAGASADGSPTRSGPGDAPEEAPARPAHDTAGRPGTP